One genomic region from Rosa rugosa chromosome 1, drRosRugo1.1, whole genome shotgun sequence encodes:
- the LOC133724690 gene encoding uncharacterized protein LOC133724690 isoform X1, producing the protein MPSLGLGTSQSSPGLVSDAAAAIKDMGILIGLHSMEMRRRYQLELCMKALEKNIIVYLETGCGKTHIAVLPMYEPVDTQTSEEHVCSVSWRSLWYIWIKLLPMDYCNRAVFFQILKPDMFLKKMEREVRRRGRGRGD; encoded by the exons ATGCCTTCTTTGGGCTTAGGAACCTCGCAGTCCAGCCCTGGCTTGGTCAGTGACGCTGCCGCTGCCATCAAG GATATGGGCATATTGATTGGGCTCCACTCTATGGAAATGAGGAGGAG GTATCAATTGGAACTGTGTATGAAAGCTTTGGAGAAGAACATAATTGTCTATCTGGAAACTGGTTGTGGAAAGACCCACATAGCCGTGTTGCCTATGTATGAACCAGTTGATACTCAAACCTCAGAAGAACATGTGTGTTCTGTGTCCT GGAGATCGTTGTGGTATATATGGATCAAATTGCTCCCAATGGATTATTGCAATAGAG CTGTGTTCTTTCAGATTTTGAAGCCTGACATGTTTCtaaagaagatggagagagaggttagaagaagaggaagaggaagag GAGATTGA
- the LOC133724690 gene encoding uncharacterized protein LOC133724690 isoform X3 — MKALEKNIIVYLETGCGKTHIAVLPMYEPVDTQTSEEHVCSVSWRSLWYIWIKLLPMDYCNRAVFFQILKPDMFLKKMEREVRRRGRGRGD, encoded by the exons ATGAAAGCTTTGGAGAAGAACATAATTGTCTATCTGGAAACTGGTTGTGGAAAGACCCACATAGCCGTGTTGCCTATGTATGAACCAGTTGATACTCAAACCTCAGAAGAACATGTGTGTTCTGTGTCCT GGAGATCGTTGTGGTATATATGGATCAAATTGCTCCCAATGGATTATTGCAATAGAG CTGTGTTCTTTCAGATTTTGAAGCCTGACATGTTTCtaaagaagatggagagagaggttagaagaagaggaagaggaagag GAGATTGA
- the LOC133724690 gene encoding uncharacterized protein LOC133724690 isoform X2, translated as MGILIGLHSMEMRRRYQLELCMKALEKNIIVYLETGCGKTHIAVLPMYEPVDTQTSEEHVCSVSWRSLWYIWIKLLPMDYCNRAVFFQILKPDMFLKKMEREVRRRGRGRGD; from the exons ATGGGCATATTGATTGGGCTCCACTCTATGGAAATGAGGAGGAG GTATCAATTGGAACTGTGTATGAAAGCTTTGGAGAAGAACATAATTGTCTATCTGGAAACTGGTTGTGGAAAGACCCACATAGCCGTGTTGCCTATGTATGAACCAGTTGATACTCAAACCTCAGAAGAACATGTGTGTTCTGTGTCCT GGAGATCGTTGTGGTATATATGGATCAAATTGCTCCCAATGGATTATTGCAATAGAG CTGTGTTCTTTCAGATTTTGAAGCCTGACATGTTTCtaaagaagatggagagagaggttagaagaagaggaagaggaagag GAGATTGA
- the LOC133724690 gene encoding uncharacterized protein LOC133724690 isoform X4, with protein MVREMEETGMVPDAISYNILINGSAQVLSSLAYCDLDSEINHLWYTHFVARKIFIGGLTKNTTLGSWRIAASEV; from the exons ATGGTTAGAGAAATGGAAGAGACGGGAATGGTTCCTGATGCCATTTCGTATAATATCCTGATTAATGGCTCAGCTCAG gtGCTAAGTAGTTTAGCTTATTGTGATTTGGACTCGGAAATCAATCATCTATGGTACACTCATTTCGTGGCAAG AAAGATATTCATCGGAGGCTTGACAAAGAACACCACCTTGG GTTCGTGGAGAATTGCCGCTTCCGAAGTGTAG